The genomic DNA GGCTAACTTTATGGATTTATCGGTTGTTTGAGTTTATCTCAACTCAAGGATGTTTAATGATATCCTGTACACTCAAGGGTATGTAGAGATACCTCTAAAGAACCTAAGTGAAGCCTAGTGAAACAAAGTGGCTTCTTTTGACATTCTCAACCCTTGCTTTATGCTTCAAATTTTAAGTATTAGGGAAAAGATATGTTGAACCTTAAAAGGTAGAACAAGTATATTTTTAGAAACTAGTGTAAGCTATAAGTTTGGAGTACAAAAAATCTTACAAAAAGTGTAGGACTGTACGTGAACCCAAGTATTTAAGGTGCAACAGGATCTTGCTTTAGTGTTGTCATCATTAGATTCTTAGGTACCTTGCAGCATTTGTTAGAAAATATATGGTTTAGTTTGTAATCAGCATTAGTAAAAAAAACTGGAAGGACTGATTTGTATTATCTATTAATGAATTTCTCGGCAAGTGAAGGAAATGTGGTTTTGCTTATTGAATCTTAAAGAGAAGTTGGAAACTTAAAATATGATCTTTGCATGAAAAATGTGTTTACTTTAGTAGCATTTTTTTCTAACCTCATAGTGTAGTTATGAAGTGTGTGGTAGAATTTCACTTCTGTCCTAATCGTGTTACATGGTCCATCATTGGTGATCTGTAGCAATTCCTATCCTTGTGCTACTTTGAATCACTAGGCAGATAGGAGAGTAGGTAATTTGTGTCTACTTCCTCTAACAGACCTCACTAATGGCACCCATGTATTCCTACTCTTTTTATGCGAATGGGCAGTCACCTTTTGGAGGACTTCCCATGCCATTGTCCAATGAAACATTCCCTTGCTATCATTTCACTTCCCAGTGCAATGTTGCATTCAATTGCTGAATGGAGTGGACTTATTCTTGCCAAAGTGAGTGGATCAATGCTGACATCTGTTCCTTATATTTCTTCTGAACAATGAATTCTGTGGAGATCAAAATGATTAATTTGAAGGAATTAGATCGAAGGGAAGAGTTTTTTTTAGTCCTGGGAAAGGCAggtgtttttttaaaagaaaagataGCTTCTTTTTTCTTGTGTATTTGTGTGTTCATGCTCGCAACATATATGATTGATGAACACTCCATTTCTGCCTTtgcattttatttgtttatttatttattgtttgaGTAATGCCATCCTTCACTCACAAGTTCTTATTTTGCATAGTGTGTGACAGAACTTCATATCCCTATTTTTCTTATGcagatattattatttttttcatttctaATATGATAAATGGTTGAAATTTAAAAGCCCCCAGCTTGTAGTTTTTTTCACTTTCAGAATCAAGATCGAGTTCAGTTGTTGAAAATGGTAATCTTACTTGTGCACTGTTTGCATGTGAGAGTATCTCCTTTTGTTTATGGGGTCGGTATTTATGAGATAATATTTGACCTGCTTTGTGTTCTAATTTCTATAGAATCTATTATCGATTAAACTTGTTGATCGAATCCAGAGTCTTTCTATGATCTTTGTTATCTTTTGGGTTGGCAGAGTGTGAGACAGATAGTTTGGTGAAATTTCCTGTTCCTGTGAGATAATAAAGCACTAATAAGAAGAGTGggaattcttttgccatgattcTAAGTTCTCTACTCCTTTGTTTTATTGCTGCTCAAGAATTTGCATGTGGGTTTTTAGCCTAAGGTTTTGGCCACCGATATCTCTTGCTAAAGAATCTAGTGGATGGGAACACAATGGCAGCAGAAAGAGATGGGGGCAGTGACAACCAGCATTACCAGATACAAAGCCTTTCTAGGCAAGGATCACTTTACAATTTGACTCTCAATGAAGTCCAGAACCACATAGGAGAGCCTCTTCTTAGCATGAACCTAGATGACCTCCTCAAGACTGTGTTTGCGAGCGAGGTTAATCAGTTATCTGGTGCTGAGGTTGATATGCCAGCTGATCAGCATGCACCCACTTCTGGTCTCCTTCGTCAGGGTAGCATTACCATGCCATGCGAGTTAAGTAAAAAGACAGTAGATGAAGTGTGGAGGGACATTCAGCAGGAGCAGAAGAATGTTGAGGTACAGAGATTAGGTAGTGAGAAGCAGCCTACTCTTGGTGAAATGACGCTAGAGGTTTTTCTAGTAAAGGCTGGTGTGGTTGCGGACATCCTTGATAAAGATGGACAGGAATTGATGGGGGATGTAGATCCATTGGGAAATATTGATCCATTGCCGGACACACAGAATTTTACACGAGGAACAGGTTGGTTGCAGCAATTTCAACCGATGGCTAGTATGGACAAGCACATGCATGGGCAACAAAGCATGATGGGCACTCATGTATCAAATCGATTACTTCCTCATCCAAGTAATACTGGAACTATGCTTGAGGCAATGTTTTCTGAAGGTCAGATAAACATATCATCATCAACACTAGGTGTTTTTCCTGATTCTCAAACACCAGGTAGGAAACGTGGTGCTTCAGAAGAAATCGTGGACAAATTAGCCGAGAGGAGACAGAAAAGGATGATAAAAAATCGGGAGTCTGCTGCACGTTCAAGAGCAAGGAAACAGGTCAGTTCCTACTTATTGCCCCATTAAACCTTTTTCCCTGTCAATATCTTCGCAAGTTACAATTAGTAATTCAGTTCCTAAGGGAATCACCATAATCTGGAATCCACTATGTTTTTATGCTAGGCATACACTAATGAGCTGGAGAACAAGGTTTCTGGCCTAGAAGAAGAgaatgagaggttaaaaaaactAAAGGTAGACTCATCTTCATGTATCATGAATTGAATATCTTTCCTTGTTTTGATTTGTTATGATCAGTTATCAGTGGTTTAATTTACTGATTTATGCCTTTTTGAATGAATTTCAGTGAGCTCTTTCAATAACTTGATTTCACTTAAATAAGAGAGTTATTGGAGCACTAAAGGTTAAATTTGAATGCCCTTTTGACATCTTAACATGATGATAGATTTATATATCATTCTTCTTTTACTGTCAGATCATTTCGTCAAACAACTTGATAATCAATAGTATTTTATACCAAAATTATGCCAAAATGACGCAGAAGACACACCTCAAATGAGAGAAAAAATTGTGTAATTCTGAGTCCATAATGCTGCAGAAAACTGATTTTTCTTGTACCATTTCAGGAGCTGGACGAGTTTGTGTTCTCCCTTCCTCGGGAACCGAGGTATCAACTTCGTCGAACTAGCTCTGCTCCGCTTTAACTTAATTGTAAATCAGATACTTATGCAGACGTTGTAGTTCTGAAGAGGCAACGCCTAGGTATTGCTCTATCTTGCCTTCTCAGAGTTAGGTTCTGTTCCCTTGTAAATCTGCTTGCTTTACAAGTTAATGTGTAAATTTCACAACCTAGGTATCTTTTTCTTCCTTCATGTCCATAGTCC from Zingiber officinale cultivar Zhangliang chromosome 4A, Zo_v1.1, whole genome shotgun sequence includes the following:
- the LOC121972062 gene encoding ABSCISIC ACID-INSENSITIVE 5-like protein 2 isoform X2 codes for the protein MAAERDGGSDNQHYQIQSLSRQGSLYNLTLNEVQNHIGEPLLSMNLDDLLKTVFASEVNQLSGAEVDMPADQHAPTSGLLRQGSITMPCELSKKTVDEVWRDIQQEQKNVEVQRLGSEKQPTLGEMTLEVFLVKAGVVADILDKDGQELMGDVDPLGNIDPLPDTQNFTRGTGWLQQFQPMASMDKHMHGQQSMMGTHVSNRLLPHPSRKRGASEEIVDKLAERRQKRMIKNRESAARSRARKQAYTNELENKVSGLEEENERLKKLKELDEFVFSLPREPRYQLRRTSSAPL
- the LOC121972062 gene encoding ABSCISIC ACID-INSENSITIVE 5-like protein 2 isoform X1 translates to MAAERDGGSDNQHYQIQSLSRQGSLYNLTLNEVQNHIGEPLLSMNLDDLLKTVFASEVNQLSGAEVDMPADQHAPTSGLLRQGSITMPCELSKKTVDEVWRDIQQEQKNVEVQRLGSEKQPTLGEMTLEVFLVKAGVVADILDKDGQELMGDVDPLGNIDPLPDTQNFTRGTGWLQQFQPMASMDKHMHGQQSMMGTHVSNRLLPHPSNTGTMLEAMFSEGQINISSSTLGVFPDSQTPGRKRGASEEIVDKLAERRQKRMIKNRESAARSRARKQAYTNELENKVSGLEEENERLKKLKELDEFVFSLPREPRYQLRRTSSAPL